Proteins encoded together in one Oreochromis aureus strain Israel breed Guangdong linkage group 23, ZZ_aureus, whole genome shotgun sequence window:
- the LOC116334412 gene encoding rho GTPase-activating protein 20-like isoform X2, with product MGWPTCNCVATFSSAEQKEKWLALLKSRIKEEKEKEEPKTIPVRVYGKGINTFALTKTIPVSNSDSTNEVIRLALQQFGIIGNVKDFQLWVLSKRDNAPYPLIGHEFPFSIHMSHMRYSQGGGRDAAAPPADRLKAEQLQVYKQFQFILKPRPVEPPQQHADFSGKPFKRRRSLIAWAFWRGSSSNLNELSLSTARGCLFGQPLSSVCAGDTLPKPVMDMLTFLYHEGSWTRGIFRRPAGARAVRELRDALDAGESQLPLARDHIFIIAGVFKDFLRSIPGSLLSCELHEDWMEVLEEEEEEEEQVQDVQRMICRLPKENALLLRYLLAVLHGIQGNAQENQMTTFNLSVCIAPSMLWPPGVPCSPEVEGEGTKKVCELVKFMIEHCQEILREDPSSLFGGPPQRLNSEEMGTESWIYPLTDSSYDSLENELDNSSGGSPGLCNRRCLQPKPLQGSLDSILTFSDYDQDTAPETRLNPLGRHRRQELDLSSPRQDAPIVDTSSTLESLSLEGRHMQRRRSEPAIAYVAKFRPCASASTDGVTGEDEDGEEELSKEPSNHTVTRMHSRVQNRRCGGESGLEASSSSLSSTPTSPAPTRSSPDSLDSLSGDQTWATRRGLYPKKTYLPSNSSSGSLSTAVTSTPLTISSVLASSEHAEQEICPKNSPPKEPVSWGTLMGCRGLHPNSWLKKDRRLSLTQQDNLEKQEEDKTAGRPDKSLTPGKPEKGKAGEKGAANLISGSQTKPRTSCRPPKDAGGAGGSHVKGKAGLLKQDSSSPPSHYHSTGNLQFPKSAWFHSPETPITLRQKNPRSDTSAQKCAAQSDATELKQPSQSVFYKQGGPSLSLFKRPKSQSTEQDHNARLYQRRGSEPGRQVVDRAATFTRARLPSDPGLKVSGVDSQGGTSEARYCLSPCATKAVRDYFSSHPQSNPQSSHQVALALVESRREWVKRCSDPTAEPDFDQLLFAEESYV from the exons ATGGGCTGGCCCACCTGCAACTGTGTCGCTACCTTTAG CTCAGCAGAACAGAAGGAGAAATGGCTCGCCCTCCTTAAGAG tcgtataaaagaagaaaaagagaaagaagaaccGAAAACCATCCCTGTGAGGGTGTACGGGAAAGGAATCAATACATTTGCTCTT ACCAAAACGATCCCAGTCAGCAACTCAGATTCCACCAATGAGGTGATCCGCCTGGCCCTGCAGCAGTTTGGCATCATC ggaAATGTCAAAGACTTCCAGCTGTGGGTCCTCTCCAAAAGGGACAACGCCCCTTATCCTCTAATTG gTCATGAGTTTCCCTTCAGCATCCACATGAGTCATATGAGATACTCTCAGGGAGGAGGCAGGGATGCTGCTGCTCCACCTGCAGACAGACTGAAGGCGGAGCAGCTGCAGGTGTACAAGCAGTTTCAGTTCATCCTCAAGCCTCGACCTGTTGAGCCACCACAACAGCACGCAG ATTTCTCTGGGAAGCCATTCAAAAGGAGGCGCTCGCTTATCGCCTGGGCCTTCTGGCGAGGCTCCTCCTCGAACCTGAATGAGCTGTCCCTCAGCACTGCGCGAGGCTGTTTGTTCGGCCAGCCACTCAGCTCCGTTTGTGCAGGGGACACTCTGCCAAAGCCAGTCATG GACATGTTGACGTTTCTCTACCATGAGGGTTCGTGGACGCGTGGGATTTTCCGTCGGCCGGCAGGCGCCCGAGCTGTCAGGGAGCTGCGGGATGCTCTGGATGCTGGAGAATCTCAGCTTCCTCTGGCGCGAGACCACATCTTCATCATAGCTGGAGTCTTTAAG GATTTCCTGCGCAGCATCCCGGGCAGCTTGTTGAGCTGTGAGCTCCATGAAGACTGGATGGAGGTgttggaagaagaggaggaggaggaggagcaggtgcAAGATGTACAGAG GATGATTTGCCGGCTGCCCAAAGAGAACGCACTCCTGCTACGCTACCTGCTGGCTGTTCTTCACGGTATCCAAGGCAACGCCCAGGAGAACCAAATGACTACTTTTAATCTGTCAGTGTGCATTGCTCCCAGCATGCTCTGGCCACCTGGAGTGCCGTGTAGCCCTGAGGTGGAGGGAGAAGGAACCAAGAAG GTTTGTGAGTTGGTGAAGTTCATGATTGAACACTGTCAGGAGATTCTCAGAGAGGATCCCTCCTCCCTGTTCGGAGGGCCTCCACAGAGACTCAACAGTGAGGAGATGGGAACAG AATCCTGGATTTACCCTCTGACCGATTCATCCTATGACAGTCTCGAGAATGAGTTAGACAACAGCAGTGGTGGCTCACCAGGCCTTTGCAACAGAAGGTGCCTCCAGCCTAAACCCCTACAAGGCAGCTTGGACTCCATCCTCACATTCAGTGATTACGACCAGGATACTGCACCAGAAACACGTCTCAATCCACTGGGAAGACACAGAAGACAGGAACTAGACCTCTCCAGCCCCAGGCAGGATGCACCAATTGTGGACACCTCTTCCACCCTGGAGTCGCTGTCCCTAGAGGGTCGGCACATGCAGCGCCGGCGTTCAGAGCCAGCTATAGCGTATGTGGCCAAGTTTCGGCCATGCGCATCAGCTAGCACAGATGGTGTCACTGGTGAGGATGAAGACGGTGAGGAAGAGCTTTCCAAGGAGCCTAGCAACCACACAGTCACCAGAATGCACTCTAGAGTTCAAAATAGGAGGTGTGGAGGTGAGTCTGGGTTGGAAGCCAGCTCCTCCAGCCTCTCATCCACCCCCACCTCCCCTGCACCAACCCGCTCCTCCCCTGATTCTCTAGACTCCCTAAGTGGTGACCAGACCTGGGCAACCAGAAGGGGCCTTTACCCAAAAAAGACGTATCTGCCATCCAACTCCTCCTCTGGATCTCTTTCCACCGCTGTCACTTCTACACCCCTCACCATCAGCTCTGTACTGGCCTCCAGTGAACATGCAGAGCAGGAGATTTGCCCCAAAAATTCCCCACCCAAAGAACCCGTCAGCTGGGGGACATTAATGGGCTGTAGGGGTCTCCACCCAAATTCATGGCTGAAGAAAGACCGAAGACTTTCACTCACCCAACAAGACAACTTGGAGAAGCAAGAAGAGGACAAGACTGCA GGAAGGCCTGATAAGTCGCTCACACCTGGGAAaccagaaaaaggaaaagcaggTGAGAAAGGAGCTGCAAACCTGATCTCAGGCAGCCAAACCAAACCCAGAACATCCTGTAGACCTCCCAAAGAtgcaggtggagcaggaggGAGCCATGTGAAGGGAAAAGCAGGGCTCCTCAAGCAGGACTCCTCCAGCCCCCCTTCACACTATCACTCTACAGGAAACCTCCAGTTCCCCAAATCTGCCTGGTTCCATTCCCCAGAGACTCCGATAACTTTAAGACAGAAAAATCCCAGGAGTGATACCAGCGCCCAGAAGTGTGCTGCGCAAAGTGATGCGACTGAACTGAAGCAGCCATCGCAGTCTGTGTTTTACAAGCAAGGGGGGCCATCACTGTCCCTATTCAAGCGACCCAAGTCTCAATCCACAGAGCAGGACCACAACGCCCGGCTATATCAGCGCCGCGGGTCCGAACCAGGACGTCAAGTTGTGGACCGAGCCGCCACCTTCACCCGGGCGAGGTTGCCCAGCGACCCGGGGCTGAAAGTGTCCGGGGTGGATTCACAAGGAGGCACATCAGAGGCCCGTTACTGCCTCTCCCCGTGTGCCACCAAAGCAGTGCGGGACTACTTCTCCTCTCACCCCCAAAGCAATCCCCAGAGCAGCCACCAGGTGGCGCTTGCCCTGGTGGAGAGCCGCAGGGAGTGGGTGAAGAGATGCAGCGATCCCACAGCAGAGCCAGACTTTGACCAGCTCCTGTTTGCTGAGGAATCCTACGTTTGA
- the LOC116334412 gene encoding rho GTPase-activating protein 20-like isoform X1, with the protein MDNMSPQQQQDSLSRGGALQEHKRRTKSQSYRRQSAPSLVITKALTRSKTLSRESFLVPICPETCPLIQSFLTGSDRSFLLQGHAQLKTGMQTQDRHLFLFTDILVIAKAKSANHFKQKAQVRVCEMWTAGCMDEVCEGSTNPERSFVMGWPTCNCVATFSSAEQKEKWLALLKSRIKEEKEKEEPKTIPVRVYGKGINTFALTKTIPVSNSDSTNEVIRLALQQFGIIGNVKDFQLWVLSKRDNAPYPLIGHEFPFSIHMSHMRYSQGGGRDAAAPPADRLKAEQLQVYKQFQFILKPRPVEPPQQHADFSGKPFKRRRSLIAWAFWRGSSSNLNELSLSTARGCLFGQPLSSVCAGDTLPKPVMDMLTFLYHEGSWTRGIFRRPAGARAVRELRDALDAGESQLPLARDHIFIIAGVFKDFLRSIPGSLLSCELHEDWMEVLEEEEEEEEQVQDVQRMICRLPKENALLLRYLLAVLHGIQGNAQENQMTTFNLSVCIAPSMLWPPGVPCSPEVEGEGTKKVCELVKFMIEHCQEILREDPSSLFGGPPQRLNSEEMGTESWIYPLTDSSYDSLENELDNSSGGSPGLCNRRCLQPKPLQGSLDSILTFSDYDQDTAPETRLNPLGRHRRQELDLSSPRQDAPIVDTSSTLESLSLEGRHMQRRRSEPAIAYVAKFRPCASASTDGVTGEDEDGEEELSKEPSNHTVTRMHSRVQNRRCGGESGLEASSSSLSSTPTSPAPTRSSPDSLDSLSGDQTWATRRGLYPKKTYLPSNSSSGSLSTAVTSTPLTISSVLASSEHAEQEICPKNSPPKEPVSWGTLMGCRGLHPNSWLKKDRRLSLTQQDNLEKQEEDKTAGRPDKSLTPGKPEKGKAGEKGAANLISGSQTKPRTSCRPPKDAGGAGGSHVKGKAGLLKQDSSSPPSHYHSTGNLQFPKSAWFHSPETPITLRQKNPRSDTSAQKCAAQSDATELKQPSQSVFYKQGGPSLSLFKRPKSQSTEQDHNARLYQRRGSEPGRQVVDRAATFTRARLPSDPGLKVSGVDSQGGTSEARYCLSPCATKAVRDYFSSHPQSNPQSSHQVALALVESRREWVKRCSDPTAEPDFDQLLFAEESYV; encoded by the exons AGAAAGCTTCCTGGTTCCCATTTGTCCAGAGACGTGTCCGCTGATCCAATCCTTCCTGACTGGTTCTGATAGGTCGTTTCTTCTCCAAGGACATGCTCAGTTAAAGACGGGGATGCAGACTCAGGACAGACACCTCTTCCTCTTTACTGACATTTTGGTGATTGCCAAAGCTAA GTCAGCCAACCACTTCAAGCAGAAAGCCcaggtgcgtgtgtgtgagatgtGGACAGCAGGCTGCATGGACGAGGTGTGTGAGGGCAGCACAAACCCAGAGAGGAGCTTTGTAATGGGCTGGCCCACCTGCAACTGTGTCGCTACCTTTAG CTCAGCAGAACAGAAGGAGAAATGGCTCGCCCTCCTTAAGAG tcgtataaaagaagaaaaagagaaagaagaaccGAAAACCATCCCTGTGAGGGTGTACGGGAAAGGAATCAATACATTTGCTCTT ACCAAAACGATCCCAGTCAGCAACTCAGATTCCACCAATGAGGTGATCCGCCTGGCCCTGCAGCAGTTTGGCATCATC ggaAATGTCAAAGACTTCCAGCTGTGGGTCCTCTCCAAAAGGGACAACGCCCCTTATCCTCTAATTG gTCATGAGTTTCCCTTCAGCATCCACATGAGTCATATGAGATACTCTCAGGGAGGAGGCAGGGATGCTGCTGCTCCACCTGCAGACAGACTGAAGGCGGAGCAGCTGCAGGTGTACAAGCAGTTTCAGTTCATCCTCAAGCCTCGACCTGTTGAGCCACCACAACAGCACGCAG ATTTCTCTGGGAAGCCATTCAAAAGGAGGCGCTCGCTTATCGCCTGGGCCTTCTGGCGAGGCTCCTCCTCGAACCTGAATGAGCTGTCCCTCAGCACTGCGCGAGGCTGTTTGTTCGGCCAGCCACTCAGCTCCGTTTGTGCAGGGGACACTCTGCCAAAGCCAGTCATG GACATGTTGACGTTTCTCTACCATGAGGGTTCGTGGACGCGTGGGATTTTCCGTCGGCCGGCAGGCGCCCGAGCTGTCAGGGAGCTGCGGGATGCTCTGGATGCTGGAGAATCTCAGCTTCCTCTGGCGCGAGACCACATCTTCATCATAGCTGGAGTCTTTAAG GATTTCCTGCGCAGCATCCCGGGCAGCTTGTTGAGCTGTGAGCTCCATGAAGACTGGATGGAGGTgttggaagaagaggaggaggaggaggagcaggtgcAAGATGTACAGAG GATGATTTGCCGGCTGCCCAAAGAGAACGCACTCCTGCTACGCTACCTGCTGGCTGTTCTTCACGGTATCCAAGGCAACGCCCAGGAGAACCAAATGACTACTTTTAATCTGTCAGTGTGCATTGCTCCCAGCATGCTCTGGCCACCTGGAGTGCCGTGTAGCCCTGAGGTGGAGGGAGAAGGAACCAAGAAG GTTTGTGAGTTGGTGAAGTTCATGATTGAACACTGTCAGGAGATTCTCAGAGAGGATCCCTCCTCCCTGTTCGGAGGGCCTCCACAGAGACTCAACAGTGAGGAGATGGGAACAG AATCCTGGATTTACCCTCTGACCGATTCATCCTATGACAGTCTCGAGAATGAGTTAGACAACAGCAGTGGTGGCTCACCAGGCCTTTGCAACAGAAGGTGCCTCCAGCCTAAACCCCTACAAGGCAGCTTGGACTCCATCCTCACATTCAGTGATTACGACCAGGATACTGCACCAGAAACACGTCTCAATCCACTGGGAAGACACAGAAGACAGGAACTAGACCTCTCCAGCCCCAGGCAGGATGCACCAATTGTGGACACCTCTTCCACCCTGGAGTCGCTGTCCCTAGAGGGTCGGCACATGCAGCGCCGGCGTTCAGAGCCAGCTATAGCGTATGTGGCCAAGTTTCGGCCATGCGCATCAGCTAGCACAGATGGTGTCACTGGTGAGGATGAAGACGGTGAGGAAGAGCTTTCCAAGGAGCCTAGCAACCACACAGTCACCAGAATGCACTCTAGAGTTCAAAATAGGAGGTGTGGAGGTGAGTCTGGGTTGGAAGCCAGCTCCTCCAGCCTCTCATCCACCCCCACCTCCCCTGCACCAACCCGCTCCTCCCCTGATTCTCTAGACTCCCTAAGTGGTGACCAGACCTGGGCAACCAGAAGGGGCCTTTACCCAAAAAAGACGTATCTGCCATCCAACTCCTCCTCTGGATCTCTTTCCACCGCTGTCACTTCTACACCCCTCACCATCAGCTCTGTACTGGCCTCCAGTGAACATGCAGAGCAGGAGATTTGCCCCAAAAATTCCCCACCCAAAGAACCCGTCAGCTGGGGGACATTAATGGGCTGTAGGGGTCTCCACCCAAATTCATGGCTGAAGAAAGACCGAAGACTTTCACTCACCCAACAAGACAACTTGGAGAAGCAAGAAGAGGACAAGACTGCA GGAAGGCCTGATAAGTCGCTCACACCTGGGAAaccagaaaaaggaaaagcaggTGAGAAAGGAGCTGCAAACCTGATCTCAGGCAGCCAAACCAAACCCAGAACATCCTGTAGACCTCCCAAAGAtgcaggtggagcaggaggGAGCCATGTGAAGGGAAAAGCAGGGCTCCTCAAGCAGGACTCCTCCAGCCCCCCTTCACACTATCACTCTACAGGAAACCTCCAGTTCCCCAAATCTGCCTGGTTCCATTCCCCAGAGACTCCGATAACTTTAAGACAGAAAAATCCCAGGAGTGATACCAGCGCCCAGAAGTGTGCTGCGCAAAGTGATGCGACTGAACTGAAGCAGCCATCGCAGTCTGTGTTTTACAAGCAAGGGGGGCCATCACTGTCCCTATTCAAGCGACCCAAGTCTCAATCCACAGAGCAGGACCACAACGCCCGGCTATATCAGCGCCGCGGGTCCGAACCAGGACGTCAAGTTGTGGACCGAGCCGCCACCTTCACCCGGGCGAGGTTGCCCAGCGACCCGGGGCTGAAAGTGTCCGGGGTGGATTCACAAGGAGGCACATCAGAGGCCCGTTACTGCCTCTCCCCGTGTGCCACCAAAGCAGTGCGGGACTACTTCTCCTCTCACCCCCAAAGCAATCCCCAGAGCAGCCACCAGGTGGCGCTTGCCCTGGTGGAGAGCCGCAGGGAGTGGGTGAAGAGATGCAGCGATCCCACAGCAGAGCCAGACTTTGACCAGCTCCTGTTTGCTGAGGAATCCTACGTTTGA
- the LOC116334397 gene encoding adrenodoxin, whose translation MALVTTLRRLVQNSLREYSRKASARWQRSFTVGTQPLRSDNKVTVNFINRDGEKITVKGSPGDSLLDVVINEDLDFDGFGACEGTLACSTCHLIFDEEMYKKLGPITDEEMDMLDLAYGLTDTSRLGCQICLTKSLEGMVAKVPESVADIRQTKDGSS comes from the exons ATGGCTTTGGTAACAACGTTAAGACGGCTGGTTCAGAATAGTCTGCGTGAATATTCCCGGAAGGCGTCGGCCAGGTGGCAAAGGAGTTTTACCGTCGGCACACAGCCTCTGAG ATCGGACAACAAGGTGACGGTCAACTTCATCAACCGAGACGGGGAGAAGATCACAGTGAAGGGATCGCCTGGAGATTCTCTGCTAGACGTTGTCATCAACGAAGACCTCGACTTTGATGGCTTTG gaGCGTGCGAGGGAACACTGGCGTGCTCCACATGCCATCTGATCTTTGATGAGGAGATGTATAAGAAGCTGGGGCCCATCACAGACGAGGAAATGGACATGCTAGACTTGGCCTACGGCCTGACTGACAC ATCTCGTCTGGGTTGCCAGATCTGCTTGACGAAGTCTCTGGAGGGAATGGTAGCCAAGGTTCCGGAGAGTGTAGCCGACATCCGACAGACCAAAGATGGATCATCTTAA
- the LOC116334411 gene encoding uncharacterized protein LOC116334411 gives MFKLVLLLLTLSGLQAVPIKTPRGLQKSSSDVHQSVPDGFRQADADVPVQRSGGSWVRVENPSHLPDGFRQGTEPSMKLRDGFRQGTEPFLKLRDGFRQGTEPFMKLRDGFRQGTEPFMKLRDGFRQGTEPFMKLRDGFRQGTEPFLKLRDGFRQGTEPFMKLRDGFRQGTEPFMKLQDGFRQGTEPFMKLQDGFRQGTEPFMPLRDGFRQGTEPFLPLQRGFRQGTEPYYSFIQRAKVACQGEIINNKCYEFNPTPLSFKDAQAKCRTLAPHAELASVTSGDLHSDLISLVTKGGKKSPVLTWLGATVKNQEASWVDGSEWGFSDWTPGHPNIHTDKPVCVEMFELDNSRWTTANCDLKRASICTYMIPT, from the exons ATGTTCAAGTTAGTGCTACTGCTCCTGACACTGTCAG GCCTCCAAGCTGTCCCAATCAAAACCCCCAGAGGTTTGCAGAAGTCATCAAGTGATGTCCATCAATCTGTTCCTGATGGCTTTAGACAAG CCGATGCTGATGTTCCGGTCCAAAGGAGTGGTGGTAGTTGGGTCCGTGTGGAAAATCCTTCTCATCTCCCAGATGGTTTCAGACAGGGAACTGAACCCTCTATGAAACTCAGAGATGGCTTCAGGCAGGGAACCGAACCCTTTTTGAAACTGAGAGATGGCTTCAGGCAGGGAACCGAACCCTTTATGAAACTCAGAGATGGCTTCAGGCAGGGAACCGAACCCTTTATGAAACTCAGAGATGGCTTCAGGCAGGGAACCGAACCCTTTATGAAACTCAGAGATGGCTTCAGACAGGGAACCGAACCCTTTTTGAAACTCAGAGATGGCTTCAGACAGGGAACCGAACCCTTTATGAAACTCAGAGATGGCTTCAGACAGGGAACCGAACCCTTTATGAAACTCCAAGATGGCTTCAGACAGGGAACGGAACCCTTTATGAAACTCCAAGATGGTTTCAGGCAGGGAACCGAACCCTTTATGCCTCTCCGAGATGGCTTCAGACAGGGAACCGAACCATTTCTGCCTCTCCAAAGAGGCTTCAGACAGGGAACCGAGCCCTATTACAGCTTCATCCAAAGAGCAAAAGTAGCATGTCAGGGGGAGATTATCAACAACAAGTGCTATGAGTTCAACCCTACACCGCTGTCCTTCAAGGATGCTCAG GCCAAATGCAGAACTCTTGCCCCACATGCCGAGCTTGCTTCTGTAACCAGTGGTGATCTGCATTCCGATCTGATTTCCCTGGTGACCAAGGGTGGTAAGAAGAGCCCTGTGCTAACCTGGCTGGGAGCCACAGTCAAG AACCAAGAGGCGTCATGGGTGGATGGATCAGAGTGGGGTTTTAGCGACTGGACGCCAGGTCACCCTAACATTCACACTGACAAACCTGTCTGTGTGGAGATGTTCGAGCTAG ACAACAGCCGGTGGACTACTGCCAACTGTGATCTGAAGAGAGCGTCCATCTGTACGTACATGATTCCTACGTAA